A stretch of DNA from Streptomyces rubradiris:
AGAGGGCCACCTCGGCGATCGCGGTGCCCGTCTCCCGTACGGCGTCGATGGCGGGGCGCATCTGGCCGACGTCGTTGAGGGCGTCGAAGATGCGGAAGATGTCGATGCCGGTGGCGGCGGCCTCCTGCACGAAGGCGTCGGTGACCTCGGTCGGGTACGGCGTGTAGCCGACGGTGTTGCGGCCGCGCAGGAGCATCTGGAGGCAGATGTTCGGGACGGCCTCGCGCAGGGCGGCCAGCCGCTCCCAGGGGTCCTCGGCGAGGAAGCGCAGCGCCACGTCGTAGGTGGCGCCGCCCCAGCACTCCAGGGACAGCAGCCCGGGCAGGGTGCGGGCGACGACCGGGGCGACGGCGAGGAGGTCCTTGGTGCGTACCCGGGTGGCCAGCAGGGACTGGTGGGCGTCGCGGAAGGTGGTGTCGGTGACGCCGAGGACCGGCGACTGGCGCAGGTGCCGGGCGAAGCCCTCGGGGCCGAGGTCCACGAGGAGCTGCCGGGAGCCGGCGGGCGGCTCGCCGGAGGGCAGCGGCGGCAGCTTGGTCAGCGGGTCGGGCAGCTCGGGCCGTTCGCCGTGCGGCTTGTTGACGGTGACGTCGGCGAGGTAGGTGAGCAGCTTCGTGCCGCGGTCGGCGGAGTGCCGGGCGGTCAGCAGGTGCGGGCGGCGCTCGATGAAGGAGGTGGTGACCCGGCCCGCCTGGAAGTCGGGGTCGTCCAGGACCGCCTGGAGGAAGGGGATGTTGGTGGCCACACCGCGGATGCGGAACTCGGCGACCGCGCGCCGGGCCCGGCCGATGGCGGCTCGGAAGTCGCGGCCCCGGCAGGTGAGTTTGACCAGCATCGAGTCGAAGTGCGCGCTGATCTCCGTACCGGCGTGGGTGGTGCCGCCGTCGAGCCGGATGCCGGAGCCGCCCGGGGAGCGGTAGGCGCTGATCCGGCCGGTGTCCGGGCGGAAGCCGTTGGCGGGGTCCTCGGTGGTGATCCGGCACTGCAGGGCGGCGCCGCGCAGGGTGACCGTGTCCTGGGAGAGCCCCAGGTCGGCGAGGGTCTCGCCGGCCGCGATGCGCAGCTGGGCCTGGACCAGGTCGACGTCGGTGACCTCCTCGGTCACGGTGTGCTCGACCTGGATGCGCGGGTTCATCTCGATGAACACGTGGTTGCCGTCGCGGTCGAGGAGGAACTCCACCGTGCCGGCGTTGCGGTAGCCGATCTCGCGGGCGAAGCGGACGGCGTCGGCGCAGATCCGGTCGCGCAGTTCCGGGTCCAGGTTGGGCGCGGGGGCCAGCTCGATGACCTTCTGGTGGCGGCGCTGGAGCGAGCAGTCGCGTTCGTAGAGGTGGATGACGTCGCCCTCGCCGTCGGCGAGGATCTGCACCTCGATGTGGCGGGGCTCGACGACGGCCTTCTCCAGGAAGACCGTCGGGTCGCCGAAGGCGGAGGCGGCCTCTCGGGAGGCGGCCTCGATGGACTCGCGCAGCCGGTCCGGGTCCTCGACGCGGCGCATGCCGCGCCCGCCGCCGCCCGCGACCGCCTTGACGAAGACGGGGAAGCCGATGTCCTCGGCGGCGCGCAGGAGTTCGTCCACGTCGGTGGAGGGCGGGCAGGAGCCGAGGACCGGCACGCCGGCGGCGCGGGCGGCGGCGACCGCGCGCGCCTTGTTGCCGGTCAGCTCCAGCGTGTCCGCGCCGGGCCCGACGAAGGTGATGCCCGCCTCAGCGCAGGCGCGGGCGAGTTCGGGGTTCTCGGACAGGAAGCCGTAGCCCGGGTAGACGGCGTCGGCGCCCGCCCGGCGGGCGGCGGCCACGATCTCCTCGACGGAGAGGTAGGCCCGCACCGGATGCCCCGGCTCCCCGATCTCGTACGCCTCGTCGGCCTTGAGCCGGTGCAGCGAGTTGCGGTCCTCGTGCGGGAAGACGGCGACGGTACGCGCGCCGAGTTCGTAGCCCGCCCGGAACGCGCGGATCGCGATCTCTCCACGGTTGGCGACCAGCACCTTGCGGAACATCCTGGATTCCCTTCAGCTGCCTGCCGGCGGCGAACACCCTGGCCTCGGCCCGCCCTGCCGTCGCTCGCGGGCAACCCTAGGGGCTGCCCGTACGGGTCGAGGTGCGGAAACCATCACACCGGCGGGGTGGCCGGGGCCACAAGGGCGCGCCGGGTCCGCCGGTGTCCGGAAGCGGTGGTCCGGCCGGGCCGGACCGGTGCCGGAGCCGGGACCGTACGGCCGTGCGCAGCCGCTCGCCCCGGCCGTGCAGGAGCCCGAGGACGACGGCCGCGGCCACGGCGATCAGGTGTTCGCGGCCCGCCAGGTTGGGTACGGCGATGGACTCCCACACCATCGAGCCGCCGGTCAGCGTGAACACCACGGGGGCGCGCCGGACCACCGCGAGATAGGTGAACAGGCCCACCACGGCCGCGGAGGGGCCGGTGTCGAGCACCCGCCCGGCCTCGGGCGGCAGCCCGAACCCCCACCAGCCGGGCCCGAGGGCGATCATCAGGCGGGCGGTGAGGGTGCCGGCCAGGGTGGTGGTGTAGGCGATGAACAGGGTCCGGGCCCGGCCCAGGGTCAGTTCGGCGAGGGCGAAGGCGAGGAACAGCTGGGTGATGCCCGCCCACACCGGCAGGTCGAGCGCCGGGACGTACAGGGACACGGGGGTGCGCAGCAGGGACAGCCACAGCGGCAGGTCGGCCCGGACGCCGCCGAGCCGTCGTACCCACACCGCTCCGGCGGGGTACTGGGCGATGTCGTGGAAGAGGACGACACCGAACGCGGCGACGAACGCGAGCAGCAGCCCGGACAGTCCGCGCCGCGCGAGCCGCCGTACCGGGTCGACGACGATGCCGTGCCACTCGGTGCCCAGCGTGCGCCCGGCGCACCGGGCGAGCCGGGCGAGCGTGGTGCGGGCCCGCCGGGTGGGTCCTTCATCGATCACCGGTGACAGTCCAGCGATCCGGAACGGGGGCGTCAAGATCTTTAAGGGGTGGCAAGTCCCACCTTGCGCATCAGGTACCGAGAGGCAACCTTCGCCCCCATTGATCCGTCCCCTCAATACCGGCATCTCGGCGCGGATGACCGCCGGAGACCCGGAACCCAGGGGTTCTGTTCTTTTTTGATCACGAACTCTCGTATAGTGACCGCGAATTCACGACCTGTGCCATGTCTCCCAGCCGCACGAGGACCAGACCGGACTGATGACCGCGCCCACGCATCCCGGCGACCGACCCTCCCTCCGTACGTTCGTCTCCGCCCTCGCCGTCACCGGTGTGCTGTCGGCGCTCGCGGTCTGCGCGGCCGTGGCGGTGGCACCGGGCGCGGCACGCACCCCGCTCGCCGGCGGCGGGGCCGTGGCGGCGGTCGTCCTCAGCGTGGCGGTGGCCACGGCCGCGCACGCGCGACGCACCGCCCGGGACACCCGGCAGCGGCTGGAGGGCGTCACCCAGGACGTCGGACGGCTGCTCCAGCAGCAGGCCCGTACGACCGAGGAGGCGCACCAGGAGCGGCAGCGGCTCGTGGACGAACTGGCCCGGCAGCGCGCCGAGCTGACGGATTCGTTCACCGCCGAACGGGACCGCCTGGTCGCCGAGGGTACCCGGGAGCTGGACCGGCTCCGGCAGGAGAACGCCCGGCTGGCGGGCGAGTTGGAGCAGGCCCGGCGCGAGCGGGCGGCCGCGATCTCCGCGACCTCCAACACCGCCGCCCGGATGCAGGCGCTGGCCACCGCCACGCTCGCCGACCTGCGGGCGATGGAGGAGCGGCACACCGACGAGGACGTGCTGCACGATCTGCTCCACCTCGACCACCGCACCGCCCAGGCCGGCCGGCTCGCGGACTCCATCGCCGTGCTCACCGGGGCGCGTTCGGGGCGCCGGTGGGCGCGGCCGATCAGCATGGAGTCGATCCTGCGCGGCGCGATGGGCCGGATCGCCGGGTACCGGCGGGTACGGGTGCACTCGACGAGCGAGGCCGCCGTCGCCGGGCACGCCGCCGAGGGCGTGATGCACGCGCTCGCCGAACTCCTCGACAACGCCGCGAACTTCTCGCCGCCCACGGCCGAGGTCCACGTGTACGTGGAGGAGGTGCCGGCCGGGGTCATCGTGTCGGTGGAGGACAGCGGGCTGGTGATGGGCGATGTGCAACTGCGCCGCGCCGAGCGGGCGGTCGCCGGGGACGTCTCCGGGCTGGGCGGCCTGACCGGCACCCGGCTCGGGCTCGCCGTGGTCGGCCGCCTCTCCCGCAAGCACGGGCTCAAGGTGTCGTTCCGGCCCTCGGCGCGCGGCGGCACGGGCGTGCTGATGCTCATCCCGCAGGCCATCCTGACCGGCTCCGCCCCGGCCACTGCGGCCGAGCCGGCCGCCGCGGCCCCGCCCGCGCAGAACGTGACGCCCGCGCAGAGTGTGACGCCCGTACCGGCGCCGCCCGCGCTGGAGGCCGCCCCGGTCCACGAGTCGGCCGCGCCGCCGGAACCGGGCCCGGCCGGACTGCCCAAGCGACGCCGGGGCCGTACGCTCGCCGAGGCCGAGCGCGCCCGGTCCGCGTCCGGCACCGGGCCGCGCAGCGCGCCGACGGCGGACGAGGGCAAGGCCCGCGCCGCCCGCTTCAGCAGCTTCCGCCAGGCCGTCCGCCCGTCGGCACCGCCGAGCCCGGAGCCCGCTCCCGCGGCCGGCCCGCCGGAGGAGGCGCCCCCGGCCCGCTCGTCCGACCCGGCCGGACCGTCCCGTCCGTCCGCTCCCTCCCACACGCCCGACGCGTCTCACGCACCGGCGCCGGACGCCCCCACCAACACGCACACCCACTCGCACTCGCACTCGCACCCGGAAGGCGACACCACTTCATGACCGGCCCGACCACCGCCGACGACAAGCTCACCTGGCTCCTGGAGGGCCTGCTGGAGAGGACCCCGGGTGCCCGGCACGCGCTCGTGCTGTCCCGGGACGGGCTGAAGCTGTGCCGGACGCCGGAGCTGAGCGTCGACCAGGCCGATCAGCTGGCCGCGATCGCCGCCGGCATCCAGTCGCTGTCGCACGGCGCGTCCGTGGAGTTCGGCGACGGCAGCGGCGGGGTGCGCTCGGCGATGACCGAGTTCTACGGCGGTGTGCTGTTCATCGTCGAGGCGGGCGCCGGCGCCCACCTGGCCGTGATCACCACCGAGGACGCGGACGCCGGTGTCGTCGGGCACAACATGAGCGAGCTGGTGGAGCAGCTCGGCACGCACCTGACCGCTCTGCCCCGTACGTCATGAGCGGACCCGGCAGGCACCGTCCGGGCCGCGACGACGCTCCCGACCGGCTGTACACCATCACCCAGGGACGCAGCCGGTCCGACCCCGACAACCCCTTCGACCTGGTCACCCTCGTGGTCGCCGAGTCGGAGCCGACGGCCGGCATGCAGTCGGAGCACGTGGCGATCCTGAAGCTGGCCCAGTTCCCCACGTCGGTGGTGGAGATCGCGGCCGAGCTGCGGCTGCCCGTGGGCATCACCAAGGTCCTGCTGTCCGATCTGCTGGCGGCGGGCCGGGTCAGCGCCCGGCACCCGCGCCGGCCGGCCATCACCGATCCC
This window harbors:
- a CDS encoding pyruvate carboxylase, which gives rise to MFRKVLVANRGEIAIRAFRAGYELGARTVAVFPHEDRNSLHRLKADEAYEIGEPGHPVRAYLSVEEIVAAARRAGADAVYPGYGFLSENPELARACAEAGITFVGPGADTLELTGNKARAVAAARAAGVPVLGSCPPSTDVDELLRAAEDIGFPVFVKAVAGGGGRGMRRVEDPDRLRESIEAASREAASAFGDPTVFLEKAVVEPRHIEVQILADGEGDVIHLYERDCSLQRRHQKVIELAPAPNLDPELRDRICADAVRFAREIGYRNAGTVEFLLDRDGNHVFIEMNPRIQVEHTVTEEVTDVDLVQAQLRIAAGETLADLGLSQDTVTLRGAALQCRITTEDPANGFRPDTGRISAYRSPGGSGIRLDGGTTHAGTEISAHFDSMLVKLTCRGRDFRAAIGRARRAVAEFRIRGVATNIPFLQAVLDDPDFQAGRVTTSFIERRPHLLTARHSADRGTKLLTYLADVTVNKPHGERPELPDPLTKLPPLPSGEPPAGSRQLLVDLGPEGFARHLRQSPVLGVTDTTFRDAHQSLLATRVRTKDLLAVAPVVARTLPGLLSLECWGGATYDVALRFLAEDPWERLAALREAVPNICLQMLLRGRNTVGYTPYPTEVTDAFVQEAAATGIDIFRIFDALNDVGQMRPAIDAVRETGTAIAEVALCYTGDLGDPAERLYTLDYYLRLAERIVEAGAHVLAVKDMAGLLRAPAAAKLVSALRREFDLPVHLHTHDTAGGQLATYLAAVQAGADAVDGAVASMAGTTSQPSLSAIVAATDHSERPTGLDLQAVGDLEPYWEGVRRIYAPFEAGLASPTGRVYHHEIPGGQLSNLRTQAVALGLGDRFEDIEAMYAAADRILGRLVKVTPSSKVVGDLALHLVGAGVAPEDFEADPGTYDIPDSVIGFLRGELGTPPGGWPEPFRTKALQGRAAPKPAPELSAEDREGLAKDRRPTLNRLLFPGPARAFETHRQSFGDTGVLDSKAFFYGLRPGKEYAVDLEPGVRLLIELQAIGEADERGMRTVMSTLNGQLRPIQVRDRAAASDVPVTEKADRNNPGHVAAPFAGVVTLAVAEGDAVEAGATVATIEAMKMEAAITAPRAGRVSRPAINRVQQVEGGDLLVEIV
- a CDS encoding sensor histidine kinase, which codes for MTAPTHPGDRPSLRTFVSALAVTGVLSALAVCAAVAVAPGAARTPLAGGGAVAAVVLSVAVATAAHARRTARDTRQRLEGVTQDVGRLLQQQARTTEEAHQERQRLVDELARQRAELTDSFTAERDRLVAEGTRELDRLRQENARLAGELEQARRERAAAISATSNTAARMQALATATLADLRAMEERHTDEDVLHDLLHLDHRTAQAGRLADSIAVLTGARSGRRWARPISMESILRGAMGRIAGYRRVRVHSTSEAAVAGHAAEGVMHALAELLDNAANFSPPTAEVHVYVEEVPAGVIVSVEDSGLVMGDVQLRRAERAVAGDVSGLGGLTGTRLGLAVVGRLSRKHGLKVSFRPSARGGTGVLMLIPQAILTGSAPATAAEPAAAAPPAQNVTPAQSVTPVPAPPALEAAPVHESAAPPEPGPAGLPKRRRGRTLAEAERARSASGTGPRSAPTADEGKARAARFSSFRQAVRPSAPPSPEPAPAAGPPEEAPPARSSDPAGPSRPSAPSHTPDASHAPAPDAPTNTHTHSHSHSHPEGDTTS
- a CDS encoding roadblock/LC7 domain-containing protein; the encoded protein is MTGPTTADDKLTWLLEGLLERTPGARHALVLSRDGLKLCRTPELSVDQADQLAAIAAGIQSLSHGASVEFGDGSGGVRSAMTEFYGGVLFIVEAGAGAHLAVITTEDADAGVVGHNMSELVEQLGTHLTALPRTS
- a CDS encoding DUF742 domain-containing protein, giving the protein MSGPGRHRPGRDDAPDRLYTITQGRSRSDPDNPFDLVTLVVAESEPTAGMQSEHVAILKLAQFPTSVVEIAAELRLPVGITKVLLSDLLAAGRVSARHPRRPAITDPDILEQVLVGLRNL